From a region of the Nothobranchius furzeri strain GRZ-AD chromosome 12, NfurGRZ-RIMD1, whole genome shotgun sequence genome:
- the LOC129157337 gene encoding zinc finger protein 235-like, which translates to MEGDYLHLNKETDDARLQSFSQKTNLNKHTRVQTKQKHFACEHCGQRFHQKTNLTTHMSVHTGEKPFACELCGTRFSQKTNLNRHMKVHTGQEPFPCELCGKKFSLKSTLNRHMSVHTGQKPFACELCGKRFSHQTHLNRHMRVHTGEKPFPCELCGTRFSRKTHLNRHMRVHTGEKPFPCELCGQRFSRKSNLNIHLRVHTGEKPFACELCGNRFSEKGSLNSHMRVHTGEKPFPCELCGQQFSQKTHLNRHMRVHTGEKPFPCELCGQRFHQKTDLTTHMRVHTGDKPFPCELCGTRFSRKTHLNSHMRVHTGEKPFPCELCGNRFSEKRSLNTHMKVHTGEKPFACELCGKKLSLKTTLNSHMRVHFGQKPFACELCVKRFSQKTHLNSHMRVHFGQKPFACELCVKRFSQKTHLNSHMRVHTGFSPVSSVEKIYPKDQFKRSQKSP; encoded by the coding sequence ATGGAGGGAGATTATCTCCATTTGAATAAGGAGACTGATGATGCCAGGCTTCAGTCTTTTAGCCaaaaaacaaatttaaacaaacacacgagagtccagacaaagcagaaacattttgcctgtgagcactgtggacaaaggtttcaccaaaagactaatttaaccacacacatgagcgtccacacaggagagaagccttttgcttgtgagctctgtggaacgagatttagccaaaagacaaatttaaacagacacatgaaagtccacacaggacaggagccctttccttgtgagctctgtggaaagaaatttagcttaaagtcaactttaaacagacatatgagtgtccacacaggacagaagccttttgcttgtgagctctgtggaaaaagatttagccatcaGACACATTTAaaccgtcacatgagagtccacactggagagaagccctttccttgtgagctctgtggaacgagatttagccgaaagacacatttaaaccgtcacatgagagtccacactggagagaagccctttccttgtgagctctgtggacaaaggtttagccgaaagtcaaatttaaacattcacttgagagtccacactggagagaagcctttcgcttgtgagctctgtggtaatagatttagtgaaaagggaagtttaaacagtcacatgagagtccacactggagagaagccctttccttgtgagctctgtggacaacaatttagccaaaagacacatttaaacagacacatgagagtccacactggagagaagccctttccttgtgagctctgtggacaaaggtttcacCAAAAGACTGATTTaactacacacatgagagtccacacaggagataagccctttccttgtgagctctgtggaacgagatttagccgaaagacacatttaaacagtcacatgagagtccacacaggagagaagccttttccttgtgagctctgtggtaatagatttagtgaaaaaagaagtttaaacacacacatgaaagtccacactggagagaagccttttgcctgtgagctctgtggaaagaaattgagcttaaagacaactttaaacagtcacatgagagtccactttggacagaagccttttgcttgtgagctctgtgtaaaaagatttagccaaaagacacatttaaacagtcacatgagagtccactttggacagaagccttttgcttgtgagctctgtgtaaaaagatttagccaaaagacacatttaaacagtcacatgagagtccacactggcttttcgcctgtgagttcggtggaaaagatttacccaaaagatcagtttaaacggtcacaaaagagtccataa